A part of Thiomicrorhabdus sediminis genomic DNA contains:
- a CDS encoding efflux RND transporter permease subunit, with translation MINYIIQASINNRILVLLVSLAIAVAGWKALEKTPLDAIPDLSDVQVIIKTPYAGQSPQLVEDQVTYPISSLMMSVPKAKTVRGYSFFGDSYVYVLFEDGTDPYWARTRVLEYLSQVKSQLPADVQPILGPDASGVGWVYQYALVDRSQQMDLSQLRTLQDWFLKYELQSVPGVSEVASIGGMVKQYQVVVDPNKLRAYGLTLKQVQEAVSQSAIEMGASVIEMSEAEYMVGVKGYVTQLEDLQQIPLNRRSANNVPLLLKDIARVQLGAKPRRGLAELNGEGEVVGGIVVMRSGENAQQVIDDVKTKLDSLGSGLPDGVDIVEVYDRSNLIQRAVNTLKTKLVEEMIVVALVSLLFLLHLRSALVAIVSLPLGVLGAFIIMQQMGVTANIMSLGGIAIAIGTMVDAAIVMIENVHKHLQRYHQQHGEYASGKTHWDLVLKASKEVGQPLFLSLLIIALSFLPIFALQEQAGRLFTPLALTKTLAMAVAAGLAISLVPVLMGYFIRGRLPYEEKNPINKSLVMLYRPLLDKMLSWPKTTMALIFAALLSSWFPWSNTGTEFMPQLEEGDLLYMPTTLPGLSIGNAQSLLQQTDAIIKGFPEVDTVFGKIGRADSATDPAPLTMIETTIQLKDKSQWREGMTLEKLIAELNQAVDFPGLTNAWVQPIKTRIDMLSTGIKTPIGIKVSGDDLQQIEKIGKQIEAIINPLPGTLSAYSERAEGGRYIDILPDREAAARYGLSMQQLANIVSSAVGGKVLQNTIEGRERYSMNLRYPQSWRDSVEALRLLPIVTGSGAHIQLGMVAKVVLRNGPPMIKSENARLNGWTFVDIKANTDLVGYIENAQQKVTEQLSLPSGYSIQWSGQYEYLLKAQQKLAEIVPLTLLIILVLLYLIFRDLTESLMILAVLPFALMGSIWLLWWLDFQFSIAVAVGMIALAGVAAEFGVVMQMYLRGAIAKAEQENRLHSGADLRAAIMEGAVQRVRPKAMTVSVIVIGLLPIMLTDGTGADVMQRIAAPMIGGMISAPVVSMAMIPLLTYWIYARRLKKRKSNESLIPQGSLTEEA, from the coding sequence ATGATTAATTATATTATTCAAGCCTCCATTAATAATCGTATTCTGGTCTTGCTGGTAAGTTTGGCGATAGCTGTTGCCGGTTGGAAAGCGCTGGAAAAAACGCCGTTGGATGCGATTCCCGATCTGTCCGATGTTCAGGTGATTATCAAGACCCCTTATGCCGGTCAAAGCCCTCAACTGGTTGAGGACCAGGTCACCTATCCGATTTCGAGTTTAATGATGTCGGTACCGAAGGCGAAAACGGTGCGCGGCTATTCATTTTTCGGTGATTCCTATGTCTATGTGTTATTTGAAGACGGAACTGATCCATACTGGGCTCGCACACGTGTACTCGAGTATCTGAGTCAGGTGAAAAGCCAGCTGCCGGCAGACGTGCAGCCTATTTTAGGGCCTGATGCTTCCGGGGTCGGTTGGGTTTACCAATATGCGCTGGTTGATCGCAGCCAGCAAATGGATTTATCACAGCTGCGCACGCTACAGGACTGGTTCTTAAAGTATGAACTACAGTCTGTACCCGGTGTTTCCGAAGTCGCTTCAATCGGCGGCATGGTCAAGCAATATCAGGTTGTGGTCGATCCGAATAAGCTGCGCGCTTATGGTTTGACACTAAAGCAAGTGCAAGAGGCGGTTAGCCAAAGCGCTATCGAGATGGGGGCATCGGTTATAGAGATGTCCGAGGCCGAATATATGGTCGGGGTCAAAGGCTATGTCACCCAGCTGGAGGATTTGCAGCAGATTCCGTTGAACCGCCGTTCGGCAAATAATGTCCCGTTGTTATTGAAAGACATTGCCCGCGTCCAGTTGGGAGCCAAACCGCGTCGCGGTCTGGCTGAGCTCAATGGAGAAGGTGAAGTGGTCGGCGGTATCGTGGTGATGCGTTCCGGTGAAAACGCCCAGCAAGTGATCGATGATGTCAAAACCAAGTTGGACTCCTTAGGCTCCGGTTTGCCAGATGGTGTGGATATTGTCGAAGTCTATGACCGTTCCAACCTGATTCAACGGGCGGTCAATACGCTGAAAACAAAGCTGGTAGAAGAGATGATTGTGGTGGCCTTGGTATCACTGCTCTTTTTATTGCATTTGCGTTCCGCATTGGTGGCGATTGTCTCCTTGCCATTAGGCGTCTTGGGAGCTTTTATTATTATGCAGCAGATGGGGGTGACCGCCAATATCATGAGTTTAGGCGGGATTGCCATCGCCATTGGAACCATGGTGGATGCCGCCATAGTGATGATCGAAAACGTCCATAAACACCTGCAACGTTATCATCAGCAGCATGGTGAGTACGCCAGCGGTAAAACCCATTGGGATCTGGTCTTGAAAGCCTCTAAAGAGGTCGGTCAACCGTTGTTTTTATCCTTGTTGATTATCGCCTTGAGCTTTTTACCGATTTTCGCGCTACAGGAACAAGCCGGTCGCCTATTTACCCCGTTGGCTTTGACCAAAACCCTGGCTATGGCGGTGGCAGCCGGTTTGGCGATCAGCCTGGTACCGGTATTGATGGGCTATTTTATTCGTGGGCGTTTGCCTTATGAAGAGAAAAACCCCATCAATAAAAGCTTGGTGATGTTGTATCGCCCGTTGCTGGATAAAATGTTGAGCTGGCCAAAAACCACTATGGCGCTGATTTTTGCCGCGTTACTGAGCAGTTGGTTTCCGTGGAGCAATACTGGCACCGAGTTCATGCCGCAGTTGGAAGAGGGCGATCTACTCTATATGCCGACAACCCTGCCGGGGCTTTCGATCGGTAATGCACAGAGTTTATTGCAGCAGACCGATGCGATTATCAAAGGGTTTCCTGAGGTTGACACCGTATTCGGTAAAATCGGGCGTGCCGATAGCGCAACCGATCCGGCGCCTTTAACGATGATCGAAACCACTATCCAGTTGAAAGACAAGTCGCAATGGCGAGAAGGCATGACGTTGGAAAAATTGATTGCCGAACTTAACCAGGCAGTTGATTTCCCCGGCTTGACCAATGCATGGGTACAACCTATCAAAACCCGAATCGATATGCTCTCGACCGGGATTAAAACGCCGATTGGGATTAAGGTCAGCGGAGATGATTTGCAGCAGATCGAAAAGATCGGTAAACAGATTGAAGCCATAATCAATCCATTGCCGGGCACGCTTTCGGCTTATTCGGAACGCGCAGAAGGTGGACGTTATATTGATATATTGCCCGACCGTGAAGCGGCGGCTCGTTACGGCTTGAGTATGCAGCAGCTTGCCAATATTGTCAGTTCCGCAGTGGGCGGTAAGGTGTTGCAAAACACTATTGAAGGTCGTGAGCGCTACAGCATGAATTTGCGTTACCCGCAGTCATGGCGTGATTCGGTTGAAGCCTTACGTTTGCTGCCGATTGTCACCGGCAGTGGTGCTCATATCCAATTGGGTATGGTGGCCAAAGTCGTGTTACGCAATGGCCCGCCTATGATTAAATCGGAAAATGCCCGTTTGAACGGTTGGACCTTTGTCGATATTAAAGCCAATACCGATCTGGTGGGGTATATCGAAAATGCCCAGCAAAAGGTAACAGAGCAGCTGTCGTTACCGTCAGGCTATAGTATTCAATGGTCTGGACAGTATGAATACCTGCTTAAGGCGCAGCAAAAGCTGGCCGAGATCGTACCTTTGACATTACTGATTATTCTGGTGTTGTTATATCTGATTTTTAGAGACCTCACCGAATCCTTGATGATCCTCGCGGTCTTGCCATTTGCGTTAATGGGCTCGATTTGGCTTCTTTGGTGGTTGGATTTTCAATTTTCAATCGCGGTCGCGGTGGGAATGATTGCATTGGCTGGTGTGGCTGCCGAATTTGGTGTGGTGATGCAGATGTACCTGCGTGGCGCTATAGCCAAAGCCGAGCAGGAAAACCGACTCCATAGCGGTGCAGATCTGCGTGCGGCAATTATGGAAGGCGCGGTGCAGCGAGTCAGACCTAAGGCGATGACGGTCAGTGTGATTGTTATCGGTCTCCTGCCGATTATGCTCACTGACGGCACAGGTGCGGATGTGATGCAACGTATTGCGGCACCGATGATCGGAGGCATGATTTCGGCACCGGTCGTTTCCATGGCGATGATTCCGTTATTGACCTATTGGATCTATGCCAGAAGGTTAAAAAAACGCAAATCGAATGAATCTCTTATTCCTCAAGGTTCATTAACGGAGGAGGCTTGA